A genomic segment from Bacillota bacterium encodes:
- a CDS encoding ABC transporter ATP-binding protein produces MRLLVIKNLSVVYKTDEAIVHAVNRIGFDIRRGETVGLVGETGAGKTTTALAIMQLLPERTGRITEGEIYFDGENLLDKPKNEMRLIRGARIAMVFQDPMTSLNPIVTVGDQIRESLEIHNPKSTRSEIEAQVDELLMLVGIQPRRKGEYPHQFSGGMKQRVVIAMSLACNPELLIADEPTTALDVTIQAQVLALIEELREKMGTSMIMITHDLGVVAQTCDRVAIMYAGEIVEKGTARDVFEGPRHHPYTLGLFGSIPDLEVETRRLSPIDGLMPDPTNLPPGCRFHPRCRSSLEICRQQQPEPRCFGEHVIACHLC; encoded by the coding sequence ATGAGGCTCCTGGTTATAAAGAACCTCAGTGTAGTCTACAAGACGGATGAAGCGATCGTTCATGCCGTCAACAGGATCGGCTTCGATATCAGGCGCGGGGAGACCGTTGGGCTGGTTGGCGAGACTGGAGCCGGAAAGACGACAACCGCCCTGGCCATAATGCAGCTACTACCCGAGAGGACAGGGCGCATCACTGAGGGAGAGATCTATTTTGACGGAGAAAACCTCCTAGACAAGCCCAAGAACGAGATGAGACTGATACGCGGCGCCCGTATAGCTATGGTCTTCCAGGATCCCATGACATCGCTCAACCCCATCGTGACCGTGGGTGATCAGATCAGGGAATCACTGGAGATCCACAATCCCAAGAGCACCAGGAGCGAGATAGAGGCACAGGTGGATGAGCTGCTCATGCTCGTCGGCATACAGCCAAGAAGAAAGGGCGAATATCCTCACCAGTTCTCAGGCGGAATGAAGCAGCGCGTTGTGATAGCGATGTCCCTTGCGTGCAATCCCGAGCTACTCATTGCCGATGAGCCGACCACCGCCCTGGACGTTACGATCCAGGCCCAGGTGCTGGCCCTGATTGAGGAGCTCAGGGAAAAGATGGGAACCTCAATGATCATGATCACTCACGACCTGGGTGTTGTCGCCCAGACCTGCGACAGGGTGGCCATCATGTATGCCGGGGAGATCGTGGAGAAGGGAACCGCCCGCGATGTGTTCGAAGGGCCCAGGCACCACCCCTATACCCTGGGCCTCTTTGGCTCGATACCCGATCTTGAGGTCGAGACCCGCAGGTTGAGCCCCATTGACGGGCTGATGCCCGATCCCACCAACCTGCCCCCAGGCTGCAGGTTTCACCCCAGGTGCAGGTCATCCCTGGAGATATGCAGGCAACAACAACCCGAGCCACGCTGCTTTGGCGAGCACGTGATCGCTTGTCATCTTTGTTGA
- a CDS encoding ABC transporter permease produces the protein MGSVTSVLPVKRCKRRSRSKEIWTRMKKNRIAMFGMAIFIVILFCTIFADLIVPYQVALEQNIEIRLQPPSADHWFGADVYGRDIFARIIHGTRNSLVMGIGAVIVGISLGGVFGATAGYYGGRMDALIMRVMDTIMCMPFMLLALAIVAALGPGLINVLIALMLSMVPYYTRVIRAAILTVTGQDFIEAAKACGTPDYFIILKHILPNAIGPIIVQATMSVGSMIIWAAAMSFLGMGIQPPTPEWGSMLSEGKDYMLYSPHLVVFPGMAIVLTALSMNLMGDGLRDALDPRLKD, from the coding sequence ATGGGCAGCGTGACTAGCGTCTTACCTGTGAAGAGGTGCAAACGGAGGAGCCGGTCCAAAGAGATCTGGACGCGGATGAAAAAGAACAGGATCGCCATGTTCGGAATGGCGATCTTCATTGTGATCCTCTTTTGCACGATCTTTGCCGACCTCATCGTTCCCTACCAGGTAGCATTGGAACAGAACATCGAGATTCGGCTACAGCCCCCCTCGGCTGATCACTGGTTTGGCGCCGACGTGTACGGCAGGGACATCTTCGCCCGCATTATCCACGGCACGCGAAACTCCCTGGTCATGGGGATCGGAGCTGTAATCGTGGGCATCTCCCTCGGCGGCGTCTTCGGCGCGACAGCGGGATACTATGGCGGCAGGATGGATGCGTTGATAATGAGGGTCATGGACACGATAATGTGCATGCCCTTCATGCTCCTGGCCCTCGCTATTGTGGCTGCCCTCGGGCCAGGGCTGATAAACGTGCTGATCGCCCTGATGCTGTCCATGGTCCCGTACTACACCAGGGTGATCCGCGCGGCGATCCTAACGGTCACCGGGCAGGACTTCATCGAAGCTGCCAAGGCATGCGGCACGCCCGACTACTTCATCATTCTGAAGCATATCCTGCCCAACGCCATCGGCCCAATAATCGTCCAGGCTACGATGTCGGTGGGTAGCATGATTATCTGGGCGGCGGCGATGAGCTTCCTCGGCATGGGAATACAGCCGCCCACACCGGAATGGGGCTCAATGCTCTCCGAAGGCAAGGACTACATGCTATACTCACCCCATCTCGTGGTATTTCCAGGGATGGCAATCGTCCTGACCGCCCTCTCAATGAACCTCATGGGTGACGGGCTCAGAGACGCTCTTGACCCAAGGCTAAAGGACTGA
- a CDS encoding ABC transporter permease, protein MGRYIAKRLLILIPTLLAIIFVVFSIMSLTPGNPAQVMLGQQATPEAIAKLNRELGFDRPFLIRYGDYVLKLVGGDMGKSYTTGRSVFGEIITRFPTTVKLASFAILVSVMIGIPLGILAAVKQYSLYDVMGTAAAMFMAAMPGFWFGLMAILLFALKLGWLPSNGNDTWIHYILPAFTLAIPVSASLLRLTRTTMLETVRQDYVRTARAKGQAERKVIFHHALKNALLPVITVAGMEFGWLLGGAVVIETVFSINGIGKLIIDAIRMKDVPQVTGCALFLALFFTMVMLVVDILYAYIDPRIRARYQRG, encoded by the coding sequence ATGGGCAGGTACATTGCCAAGAGACTGTTGATCCTGATACCTACCCTGCTTGCCATCATCTTCGTCGTCTTCAGCATTATGAGCCTTACGCCTGGCAACCCGGCACAGGTCATGCTCGGGCAGCAGGCCACACCTGAGGCCATCGCCAAGCTCAACCGGGAGCTGGGATTTGACCGGCCGTTCCTTATCAGGTACGGGGACTATGTGCTAAAGCTCGTCGGCGGAGACATGGGGAAATCGTATACCACCGGCAGGTCGGTGTTCGGCGAGATCATCACCCGCTTCCCGACCACCGTGAAGCTGGCCTCCTTTGCCATCCTGGTATCTGTGATGATTGGCATTCCCCTCGGGATCCTTGCCGCGGTGAAGCAGTACAGCCTGTACGACGTCATGGGTACTGCCGCCGCCATGTTCATGGCGGCTATGCCAGGATTCTGGTTTGGACTAATGGCTATCCTGCTCTTTGCGCTGAAGCTTGGCTGGCTTCCATCCAACGGGAATGATACGTGGATACACTACATACTCCCGGCATTTACGCTGGCGATCCCAGTATCGGCGTCGCTTCTGCGGCTTACCCGCACAACGATGCTGGAGACCGTGAGACAGGACTACGTGCGCACCGCCCGGGCCAAGGGACAGGCAGAGAGGAAGGTCATCTTCCACCACGCCCTGAAAAACGCGCTCTTGCCCGTTATCACCGTAGCAGGAATGGAATTCGGATGGCTTCTCGGTGGCGCGGTGGTCATCGAAACAGTTTTTTCTATCAACGGCATCGGCAAGCTCATCATCGATGCCATCAGGATGAAGGACGTTCCTCAGGTAACCGGCTGTGCCTTGTTCTTGGCCCTCTTCTTCACGATGGTCATGTTGGTTGTGGATATTCTCTACGCCTACATAGATCCGAGGATCAGGGCTCGATACCAACGAGGATAG